One Phoenix dactylifera cultivar Barhee BC4 chromosome 8, palm_55x_up_171113_PBpolish2nd_filt_p, whole genome shotgun sequence genomic window carries:
- the LOC103716956 gene encoding uncharacterized protein LOC103716956 encodes MDLLEMPLEDIVLRFHSLPAAVAAGSLCAGLAVLAAALGLWRIRAVGSRSDVSLPHSPTPPKPEPAQAPAPAPAPVPRSPEPTARALHCHVEDAGTPKARFTAYYGSCDRFDVEDDGDEQAEVDNGRKNDGASLVRARLTAPIAPLEGFGWEGLMVRRRGDLGWYRYQDLTALNGSVVRLWDGDSVWTATSRRRSPMGL; translated from the coding sequence ATGGACCTCCTCGAAATGCCCCTGGAGGATATCGTGCTCCGCTTCCACTCCCTCCCCGCCGCTGTCGCTGCCGGCTCCCTCTGCGCCGGCCTCGCCGTCCTCGCAGCTGCCCTCGGCCTCTGGCGCATCCGGGCCGTGGGATCCCGATCCGACGTCTCTCTCCCTCACTCCCCCACTCCTCCCAAGCCCGAGCCGGCCCAAGCCCCGGCTCCGGCGCCGGCGCCGGTGCCGAGGTCTCCCGAGCCGACCGCACGGGCCCTGCACTGCCACGTGGAGGACGCCGGCACTCCCAAGGCCCGGTTCACGGCGTACTACGGCTCCTGCGACCGGTTCGACGTGGAGGATGACGGTGACGAGCAAGCGGAGGTCGATAACGGACGGAAGAATGACGGCGCTAGTCTcgttcgggctcgtttgacggCGCCGATAGCGCCGTTGGAGGGATTTGGGTGGGAGGGTTTGATGGTTAGGAGGCGGGGGGACCTTGGGTGGTACCGTTACCAGGACCTGACGGCCCTTAACGGCAGCGTCGTCCGGTTGTGGGACGGCGACAGTGTTTGGACGGCGACGTCACGGAGGAGGTCGCCGATGGGACTGTAG
- the LOC103716955 gene encoding probable ethanolamine kinase: MGAEEKGWNPAAAMAEEREVGGGAPEGRRKEKEKDGVTAIPSSTKEIDISLSLPEMKPRIIDLCKDLFRKWSSLDNSCFSIETVSGGITNLLLKVSVREESGNSVSLTVRLYGPNTDFVIDRERELQALPYLSAAGFGAELLGIFKNGMVQSFINARTLSPSDMSNPKIAAGIAKQLQKFHQVEIPSSREPQLWNDIFKFLEKAAVLTFDDSEKQAKYEKISFKEIHDEIYVLKDLTDLLNAPVVFAHNDLLSGNLMLNDEEEKLYFIDFEYGSYSYRGYDIANHFNEYAGFDCDYSLYPDKNAQYHFFRSYLQPNKPHEVHDKDLETLYIETNTFRLASHIYWALWALIQAKVSPIDFDYLWYFFLRYNEYKKQKEGCLLMVRKYLSGSGIC, encoded by the exons atggGGGCCGAGGAGAAAGGCTGGAATCCGGCGGCGGCCATGGCGGAAGAGAGAGAAGTGGGAGGTGGAGCTCCGGAGGGGCGgcggaaggagaaggagaaggatggCGTTACGGCGATCCCTTCGTCTACGAAGGAGATCGATATCTCCCTCTCGCTCCCCGAAATGAAGCCTCGGATCAT AGATCTATGCAAGGATTTGTTTAGGAAATGGTCTTCTCTGGACAACTCATGTTTCTCCATTGAGACAGTTTCTGGCGGTATCACAAATCTCT TGCTCAAGGTCTCTGTGAGAGAAGAAAGTGGCAATTCCGTTTCTCTGACTGTTCGATTGTATGGTCCAAATACGGACTTCGTGATTGACCGTGAGAGAGAACTGCAG GCCCTACCCTATCTCTCAGCCGCTGGATTTGGTGCTGAATTGCTAGGAATTTTTAAAAATGGCATGGTTCAGTCATTCATCAATGCTCGTACACTTTCACCCTCAG ACATGAGTAACCCTAAAATAGCTGCTGGAATTGCTAAGCAACTTCAGAAATTCCATCAGGTGGAGATACCAAGTTCTCGAGAACCACAACTGTGGAATGATATTTTCAAGTTCTTAGAAAAAG CTGCGGTATTAACATTTGATGACAGTGAGAAGCAGGCCAAGTATGAAAAAATTTCATTTAAAGAAATTCATGATGAAATTTATGTGCTCAAG GATCTGACGGACCTTCTAAATGCCCCGGTGGTCTTCGCCCACAATGACTTACTTTCTGGGAATTTGATGCTAAACGATGAAGAAG AGAAACTTTACTTCATAGATTTCGAGTATGGGTCTTACAGCTACAGAGGCTACGACATTGCAAATCACTTCAACGAATATGCAGGCTTTGACTGTGACTACAGCTT GTATCCAGATAAGAATGCACAATACCATTTCTTCAGGAGTTACTTGCAACCTAATAAACCGCATGAG GTACACGACAAAGATCTTGAAACCCTTTACATTGAAACAAATACCTTTAGGTTAGCATCACACATTTACTGGGCTCTATGGGCTCTCATCCAG GCGAAGGTGTCCCCAATTGATTTTGACTACCTCTGGTACTTCTTCCTTCGCTACAATGAGTACAAGAAACAGAAGGAAGGTTGCCTCTTGATGGTACGAAAATACCTCTCTGGATCGGGCATTTGTTGA